The following is a genomic window from Syntrophorhabdaceae bacterium.
ACTACGTGGCGGCGAAAAAATACAAAGAGGCAAAGCAGGCAGCAATTGAGACCCAAACTTTAGCTCAGCAGGCAGTAGCAGGGATCGAGGAGGCCAAAACGAAAATGAAGGCTGAGGCCGATCAGACCCTGCAGGATGTGCAAAAGGGCATCGACGACCTGAAGGCCATGGTTCCGCAATTTGCCAAGAAGAAGACCCTTGCAGCAGCCCGGGATGAACTGCAGGGCGCGGTAACGAAATGGGAAGGGGATCTCACGAGCATCAAAGAGAAACTCGAGGCTAAGACAAAAGAAGCGATCGATGACTTGAAGGCAATGAAAGAACAGATTGACAAAAAGAAAGAGGAGGCGACGGGGCTTTTGAGCGCGCCGCCTGCGCCGCCGGCAAAAAAGAAATAACCGCATTAACGGTCACGAACGTGAACAAAAAGGGGACGGGTGCATAAGGTATCCGTCCCCTTTTGTTATTCTGTTCTCAAAGGCAGAGTGGGTGGGCGATCAAATAATGACAGGCAGTAAGAATATGCTTGCAATTTCAGGCCAACAAGTTACAATACATGTGTCTTAAGAACGAAATGAGGGTTTGATGCGCGTTTATTTCTGGGGAACACGGGGTTCACTGCCGGCGTCCATAACGGCGGAGACCATCAGTGCGAAGATTAAAAAAGCGATCAGCGAAATCAAGAACAATACCTTTGCAAACGATGAAGAGATTGAGCGGTTCGTGGACCGTGAGCTACCATTTTCCATCCGGGGAAGCTATGGAAACAACACGCCCTGTGTGGAGATCATGGGCGGGCAAGAATATATTATCTGCGATGCCGGCACCGGTTTGAGGGATCTGGGAAATCATCATATGCGGATAGCGGATCAGGGAAAAGAGCACAAAGAGGCCGTGTTCAATATATTTATCTCGCATCTCCATTGGGACCACATCCAGGGATTTCCCTTCTTTACTCCTGCATATATCCCCGGAAACCGAATAAACATATATGGCTTCCATGAACATATGGAAGAGGCCATGGTGCTACAACAGAACAGTCCCTATTTCCCTGTTCCATTAAAGCGTATGAGCGCTGATATACGGTTTATCAGGTTGACGGAAGGTGAAGAATACGAGATCGGTGGATTTAAGGTGAAGGGGATCAAACAGAACCATCCCGGCGATTCGTACGGATACAGGTTTGAGAAAGACGGAAAGGTCATCGTCTATTCCTCCGACGCCGAACATAAGACGAGCTGGGATCAAACCGCTCGCAACGATAACTACCCATTCCTGGAATTTTTCAAACAGGCTGACCTCCTCATTTTTGACGCCCAGTACGAATGGGGCGAAGCGGTACAGTCCAAAGATGACTGGGGGCATTCAAGTTACATCGCTGCCGTTGAACTCTCGGCCAAAGCCAACGTGAGGCACCTCTGTCTGTTCCATAACGAACCCACGTACGATGACGATCGCCTTGACGTTCTTCTTCAGGATACGCGCGAGTACCTCAAAATATATAATGACCGTCAGCCTCATCCCCTCAAGATAGATTTGTCATACGACGGCATGGAACTCGAGGTCTAAGGTAGCGGCTGAGCTTGCCGTCTCTCTTCCCTCAACAATCAAAATCTCGCAACAGTTAAGGCGTATCTGGTATGAACAGCAACCGTCAAGACTACAGACGCCTGTGGTTTCGCCGGCTGTTTGACTTAAGGTAGATAACCTATTATCATAATCGGGACTATGAGAAGCAAAAATCAGTCTTTTCCAATCGGGGTGCGTGATGCAGTTTGAACAGACTTTTATGAATTTCTTGCTTGACCATCAGGAGCGACATAATCGGACCCATCATTTTCTTATCCTCATGGATGCCCTGATGAGCGCGGCCAAGCATATCCAGTACTATTACCTTACAGGAGCACTGAAGGGACATCTCGGATTTACCGACACGATCAACGTTCAGGGCGAGGACGTGATGCAGATGGATGAGATCGCCCACGAGATAGCGATCCACTACCTGAGGACGACGGGCAGGGTGATCCATGCGGTGAGTGAGGAGTCGACTGAGATCGTGCCGATCAACGAGGCGCGAGGCCGCTACTTCGTGTAC
Proteins encoded in this region:
- a CDS encoding DUF4398 domain-containing protein, with the translated sequence MNRRSLYFVFAAVIMLSFALFAGCSKPPTEEMTKADKAVEDARQKEAPAYVPDLFAKAEDSLKKAKDYVAAKKYKEAKQAAIETQTLAQQAVAGIEEAKTKMKAEADQTLQDVQKGIDDLKAMVPQFAKKKTLAAARDELQGAVTKWEGDLTSIKEKLEAKTKEAIDDLKAMKEQIDKKKEEATGLLSAPPAPPAKKK
- a CDS encoding MBL fold metallo-hydrolase, with product MRVYFWGTRGSLPASITAETISAKIKKAISEIKNNTFANDEEIERFVDRELPFSIRGSYGNNTPCVEIMGGQEYIICDAGTGLRDLGNHHMRIADQGKEHKEAVFNIFISHLHWDHIQGFPFFTPAYIPGNRINIYGFHEHMEEAMVLQQNSPYFPVPLKRMSADIRFIRLTEGEEYEIGGFKVKGIKQNHPGDSYGYRFEKDGKVIVYSSDAEHKTSWDQTARNDNYPFLEFFKQADLLIFDAQYEWGEAVQSKDDWGHSSYIAAVELSAKANVRHLCLFHNEPTYDDDRLDVLLQDTREYLKIYNDRQPHPLKIDLSYDGMELEV